One window from the genome of Echinicola vietnamensis DSM 17526 encodes:
- a CDS encoding T9SS C-terminal target domain-containing protein, producing MASTFTKPITFRDVLVLFLLLLLAFKPSYGQGTKELADELTYSSPNVPAGLFDFPPYDKETVESPENATVDDENFARLLASPGILAGLGSYHGELELKYPTVLPANTTTYIRVDGSDGLFELLLGGSLGELLGDVLSLVALGEQEFTIIARNGSTDVYSRSTTQGFDIDRARVITGADGNFYIAITPDGAYDRVYIENGSLSLLGLGDEVNLDVFNAFNYESASICGNPVGTSFDVSGVNLDLLNLGGSAAENLHFAIDGDESTYASLSPGVLSLAGVLEQHFYFDGLGKDTDEVMVTLSADPDVLDVNLLGNIELVAYNGTTEVGRQDLENLGSDLLGIAQLDLLGLLADGETVTFTMTPGAAFDRFEIEVSTLLDLGTSESLRVHEVSRTPGRPVIDGVDDEQNMLVCAGEEVTLNATVSSGDQVRWYDAPIGGNLLHTGATFNIGQVGGKSTYYAATVRPGCAEESIRVPATVDINKNPLISLNGSAVYTMAIGESFFLPPATAVNEDGSDVPVTWTALDGAPFTAPNVAGQFTQGGRYVYRVSATGAECTNFVDVVVNVFDPEGCPPVYNRRYATSAEDFTTSSLLGLQLGSVSDPGLAAGSNMQDYSELLETVGTSLLGLTGETSQTVRWNTMIPAGTPVSIKLGREYGAAGVSSGIYVQAIDGDPVNGDELLGVRQVADANLVSAVNGINEFVYTFIPVDANGVPVPYNAVKISLASLVNAVQQVRVYGAYYHETSTTLENCTFGALDYLTGFESIIGGLDVASGLTSVTDPALAFDDDESTYAVMNNAVGANVSTKLDVTFAAPAIAGDSVFIKVGGSTGLLDLTLLEGYTIQRYLGDQEVGEPLDVGSSLLELRLLEGGTEQALTFINDLPFDRIEILTGGVVEAIDNLRVFEIKLIPLSEIDREQTDEDSGVDYIEICPGDIIELPEATCDQVKFYTDESGDTEITTDEIANWAPGTVQTVYLKVVRFGCEEGIDRRPIEIRVKASSGDLLENILVNGIDAGAFCPPSGPVTLEASLVSGAPSGVTFQWYRDNAGTPELISGETNALVELSGLAAGDHTYYVELMADNFCTAAPLPVNFTLNRNATDDDINLDDLTQCVGVPAMLSPSSGIANPVFTWYYDAAKTSPIADGDTDGSITYAINADGELTITGMADGTNEVVYVTVSGDEVCENVEGKEVTVTVSNDLPAPTFAAADVSLCGTGQDAVFEVTNAAGGFTYTVYDAETGGSEVTSGVTITDNIITLSNVTADASYWVGVSGTGGCVGSVRSEISATVLPVADEADLEIIGSTICEGETATLSASSSSVTNPIFRWYSDADLTNLLFEGFEYEVSPSSTTTYYVTVQGDGICENIPGTAEAATLTVNEVPAVPGVSGDVRISEGFGTVLSASVGDATPADVEIVWYDGGGNELATGATYNTGPLSQGVYTYYAGARNTVSGCTSVGRAEVTVSVGPPSPIEDCTIANAQTNGTDPICVLCSVEDPNNAVDGNLNTYARFIAPASVSGGVWQELIFPSNGAAGDTITVTIGSGGSLIDLDLLSGLQFETYNGATSNSDGGVVDGSTIDLRLLEGQDDKAEIIFVAGGNFDRVRISYMPLAGVLNSGWRVYQAQINYAAPTGISEDVEVCAGDAATLSATPGEGTALRWYDAATGGTLLAEGNTYTTDVLTTPGTRTYYLAIVKGTCEDPNRIPVDVMVNPGPTAADISVSGNENPICANAPVVLTPTVATGSTLVTTSGTFSWYLDADRSMPINDGDVNGDVSYAIDANGVLTITGLNATNSPYAFYVSVLGDNGCENMPGSLREVPVRINRNATDADIGLADEITQCVGTAVTLAPSTGIEAPVFTWYLDEAMTMPINDGDTNGSITYSINNAGALVIDGMAENSSEMFYVTVSGRNVCENVEPKGVSVKTTNTLDKPELNQMDMVLCGAGSDVVFEVINFSGGMTYTLYDAETGGNVMTDNITIDNNIITLENVSADVTYWVGVSGTTGCEGAERTRISVTVNEVGTASDITAPGTTICAGDSYALTASSSTVANPVFTWYTDAALTQEMTDLTVSPSSTRMYYVTVSGDGVCENPPGDAKAVTVTVNRNAVRADIETNNATICAGDSFALSASSLTVVDPVFSWYADAALTIPLSSTTVTPTATTTYYVAISGEGVCASKPSEAATLTVTVNRNATADDIEADGGTICEGEQFTLQATTTVGNPVFTWYSDEELTMPVDASTVTPATTTTYYVTVRGDGVCENKPGTAKALTVTVNRNATAEDIDAGGATICAGDSFTLSASSTTVDDPIFTWYSDEDLTTPLGTTTVTPASTTTYYVTVRGNGVCENNSGDAQAVTITVNRNATQADITATGGTICAGDTFTLTATSSTVANPVFTWYTDAALTTEVANPEVAPAATKTYYVTVSGDGVCANKAGDAVAVTVTVNRNATASDVQADGGTICEGGTFTLNASSTTVNNPVFTWYTDAALTNQLTDATVSPEVTTTYYVAVSGDGVCANKSGQGKAVTVMVSRGASADDIEADGATICAGERFMLSASSAISNASFTWYTDAALTNPITELEVSPASTTTYYVTVTGDDVCENASGEAKAVTVTVNRNGTASDIQAVGATICEGDSYMLEATSSIGNATFRWYTDETLTTEITSDQVSPSTTTTYYVTVSGDGVCENKPGTAKAVTIMVNRNATANDIDASGGAICPGDSFTLTANSDVANSVFTWYADAGLTTALSSMEVTPTATTTYYVTVQGDGVCENNPGDALAVTVTVNSVPAPTTNAPTQTFCGTGGGTIADLQVNETNVVWYDAATGGNRLDGNEAIIEGMTYYAAQIDANTGCESVDRLAVMVADCAHLEVTKTAELTTAVVGQMFNYTIAITNSGIVPAQNVVVIDNVPDALQVLEASNGGAVSGNTVTWEIAEIGAGQTLELTLGVMALMESPGVVNSVTADSDNSDPDEDESDPTPILSDDVDLAMDITVSAPVIELGEEFTYTLIVTNKTATPALNVTLTDYLPSQVRYLGSNASPTITEEYDASSGELTFMIPEIPGNAVVEIILRVQAQTRGLVTNSAAVETADQVDMLEEDNTATISHDQLEITIPNVFSPNGDGINDTWEIEGLAALYPENEIIVVNRWGGEVFKTSNYKNDWDGGSLNEGTYYYRVIIRDGDTGRETEFTGYVTILR from the coding sequence ATGGCATCGACTTTTACCAAACCAATAACGTTTAGGGACGTCTTGGTTTTATTTCTACTGCTTTTACTGGCCTTCAAACCATCATATGGACAAGGCACCAAGGAATTGGCCGATGAATTGACCTATTCCAGCCCAAATGTACCGGCTGGGCTTTTTGATTTTCCTCCGTATGATAAGGAAACTGTGGAAAGCCCAGAAAATGCTACCGTAGACGATGAGAATTTTGCACGATTATTGGCTAGTCCCGGGATCCTTGCAGGCTTAGGTTCCTATCATGGGGAATTGGAGCTGAAGTATCCGACTGTTTTACCGGCCAATACCACTACCTATATTCGGGTAGATGGTAGTGACGGACTGTTTGAATTACTGCTAGGGGGAAGCCTTGGAGAGCTGTTGGGTGATGTGCTGAGCCTGGTGGCCTTGGGAGAGCAGGAATTTACCATTATCGCACGGAATGGAAGCACCGATGTGTATTCCAGAAGTACGACCCAAGGGTTTGACATTGACAGGGCCCGGGTCATCACTGGGGCGGACGGAAACTTTTACATCGCAATCACCCCTGATGGAGCGTATGATAGGGTATATATAGAGAATGGTTCATTGTCTTTGCTTGGATTGGGTGATGAAGTGAACTTGGATGTTTTTAATGCTTTTAATTACGAGTCTGCAAGCATCTGCGGTAATCCAGTAGGGACTTCCTTTGATGTGAGTGGCGTTAACCTCGACCTGTTGAATTTAGGAGGTTCGGCAGCAGAGAATTTGCATTTTGCCATTGATGGTGACGAAAGCACTTATGCTTCGCTTAGCCCGGGAGTGTTGAGTTTAGCGGGTGTTTTGGAACAGCATTTTTACTTCGATGGCCTCGGAAAAGACACGGATGAGGTCATGGTGACATTGAGTGCCGATCCTGACGTGTTAGACGTCAATTTGTTGGGGAATATTGAGCTGGTCGCCTATAATGGTACTACTGAGGTGGGGCGTCAGGATTTGGAGAACTTGGGCAGTGATCTTCTCGGCATCGCCCAACTGGACCTTTTAGGTTTACTGGCAGATGGAGAAACGGTGACATTCACCATGACTCCGGGCGCTGCTTTTGACCGATTTGAAATTGAAGTAAGCACCTTGTTGGATCTGGGGACTTCCGAGAGCCTGAGGGTGCATGAGGTGAGCCGTACACCAGGCCGTCCAGTAATTGATGGTGTGGATGATGAGCAAAACATGTTGGTGTGTGCAGGAGAAGAGGTGACGTTAAATGCTACCGTATCCAGTGGAGATCAGGTAAGATGGTATGATGCGCCCATTGGCGGAAATTTGCTGCATACCGGAGCCACTTTTAACATCGGTCAGGTAGGGGGCAAGTCTACCTATTATGCCGCTACCGTACGTCCAGGTTGTGCAGAAGAATCCATTCGGGTACCTGCTACCGTGGATATCAATAAAAACCCATTGATTTCATTGAACGGCTCCGCTGTTTATACGATGGCTATTGGAGAGTCATTTTTCCTTCCCCCGGCCACAGCGGTAAACGAGGATGGTTCTGATGTGCCGGTTACTTGGACAGCCTTGGATGGTGCCCCTTTTACTGCACCAAACGTCGCGGGTCAGTTTACCCAAGGCGGCAGATACGTCTATCGGGTGTCTGCCACAGGAGCTGAATGTACCAATTTTGTGGATGTGGTGGTGAACGTATTCGACCCAGAAGGGTGTCCTCCTGTCTACAATAGAAGATATGCCACCAGTGCCGAAGACTTTACCACCAGTAGCCTGCTCGGCCTACAGCTTGGTTCGGTAAGCGATCCCGGATTGGCAGCAGGAAGCAATATGCAAGATTATTCCGAGCTATTGGAGACAGTAGGTACCAGTCTGCTAGGGCTTACGGGAGAAACTTCCCAAACGGTTCGTTGGAACACGATGATCCCGGCAGGTACACCCGTTTCGATCAAGCTGGGAAGGGAATATGGTGCGGCAGGAGTATCCAGTGGAATATATGTTCAGGCCATCGATGGAGATCCTGTAAATGGGGATGAGCTGTTGGGAGTTCGCCAAGTAGCAGATGCCAATCTCGTGTCGGCCGTAAACGGCATTAATGAATTTGTCTACACCTTTATTCCGGTGGATGCCAATGGCGTACCGGTTCCGTATAATGCAGTGAAAATATCGTTGGCATCCTTGGTGAATGCCGTGCAGCAAGTACGGGTGTACGGTGCTTATTACCACGAAACCAGCACTACTTTAGAGAATTGCACCTTCGGTGCCTTGGACTACTTGACTGGATTTGAGTCCATTATAGGTGGGTTGGACGTGGCCAGTGGATTGACTTCCGTGACTGATCCAGCGTTGGCATTTGACGATGATGAAAGCACCTATGCTGTCATGAACAATGCCGTCGGAGCCAATGTCAGTACCAAGCTGGATGTGACTTTTGCTGCTCCGGCGATTGCAGGGGACTCTGTTTTTATAAAAGTAGGAGGATCTACAGGATTATTGGATTTGACCTTGCTGGAAGGGTATACCATTCAGCGGTACCTTGGAGATCAGGAAGTAGGTGAGCCTTTAGATGTAGGTTCAAGTCTGCTTGAGCTTCGTTTGTTGGAAGGAGGAACCGAACAGGCTTTGACATTTATCAATGACCTCCCTTTTGACAGGATAGAAATATTGACGGGAGGAGTGGTAGAAGCCATTGATAACCTCCGTGTTTTTGAGATTAAACTCATTCCATTGAGTGAGATAGACCGGGAGCAGACTGATGAGGATTCTGGAGTCGATTATATTGAGATCTGTCCGGGAGATATCATCGAATTGCCGGAGGCGACTTGCGACCAAGTGAAATTCTACACAGATGAGAGTGGTGATACCGAAATCACCACTGATGAAATTGCAAACTGGGCTCCAGGAACTGTACAGACCGTTTACCTGAAAGTAGTGCGATTTGGCTGTGAAGAAGGAATAGACAGGAGGCCAATAGAAATCCGGGTGAAAGCATCCTCTGGAGACTTGCTTGAAAATATTTTGGTGAATGGGATTGATGCAGGAGCTTTCTGTCCTCCTTCAGGCCCGGTAACATTGGAGGCTAGCTTAGTTTCAGGGGCACCCTCTGGGGTTACCTTCCAGTGGTATCGTGACAATGCAGGCACCCCAGAACTTATTTCTGGAGAGACCAATGCTTTGGTAGAACTTTCAGGATTGGCTGCAGGGGACCATACTTACTATGTGGAGTTGATGGCAGACAATTTCTGCACCGCGGCACCACTCCCCGTGAACTTTACCCTCAACAGGAACGCCACAGATGATGATATCAATCTAGATGACCTCACCCAATGTGTGGGAGTGCCAGCAATGCTGTCTCCGTCCAGTGGTATAGCCAACCCAGTGTTTACCTGGTATTATGATGCTGCCAAGACATCTCCTATTGCTGATGGTGATACGGATGGAAGTATCACCTACGCCATTAATGCGGATGGAGAGCTGACCATTACCGGTATGGCAGATGGAACCAATGAAGTCGTTTATGTGACCGTGTCCGGTGATGAGGTGTGTGAAAATGTGGAAGGAAAAGAAGTGACCGTGACCGTCTCCAATGACCTGCCAGCACCTACTTTTGCCGCTGCAGATGTGAGTCTTTGCGGCACCGGTCAAGATGCGGTGTTCGAGGTGACCAATGCTGCCGGCGGATTTACCTATACCGTGTATGATGCCGAGACTGGAGGGTCGGAAGTAACTTCAGGTGTCACAATTACCGACAATATCATCACCCTAAGCAACGTGACGGCTGATGCATCCTATTGGGTAGGTGTTAGCGGTACTGGAGGATGTGTTGGATCAGTAAGGAGCGAGATTAGCGCAACCGTACTTCCAGTAGCGGATGAAGCGGACTTGGAGATTATCGGAAGTACGATTTGTGAGGGAGAGACGGCTACCTTGTCGGCATCCAGTTCATCGGTGACCAACCCTATTTTTAGATGGTACAGCGATGCTGATTTAACCAACTTGCTATTTGAAGGATTTGAATATGAAGTTTCACCTTCTTCCACGACCACATATTATGTGACTGTTCAGGGAGACGGTATCTGTGAAAATATCCCTGGAACAGCGGAAGCGGCGACATTGACCGTGAACGAAGTACCAGCAGTGCCAGGTGTATCGGGAGATGTGCGGATTTCGGAAGGCTTTGGTACGGTGCTCAGTGCATCCGTAGGGGATGCCACGCCAGCTGATGTGGAGATTGTTTGGTATGATGGAGGAGGAAATGAATTGGCCACCGGCGCTACTTATAACACCGGCCCATTGAGCCAAGGAGTTTACACGTATTATGCCGGGGCAAGAAATACGGTTTCTGGCTGTACTTCCGTTGGAAGGGCTGAGGTGACCGTGTCGGTTGGCCCACCGAGTCCAATTGAAGATTGTACCATCGCCAATGCACAGACCAATGGAACCGATCCGATTTGTGTCCTTTGTTCGGTGGAAGACCCCAATAATGCGGTGGATGGAAATCTCAACACCTACGCCAGATTCATCGCGCCTGCCTCCGTCTCCGGTGGTGTTTGGCAAGAACTTATATTCCCATCCAATGGAGCGGCCGGTGATACGATTACCGTGACCATTGGCAGTGGCGGATCCTTGATTGACCTGGATTTGCTAAGTGGGTTACAATTTGAAACATATAACGGGGCCACATCCAATAGTGATGGCGGAGTAGTGGATGGCAGTACCATTGATTTACGTCTACTGGAAGGCCAAGACGATAAAGCGGAGATCATTTTTGTCGCAGGTGGTAATTTTGACCGTGTGCGCATCAGTTATATGCCGCTTGCCGGCGTGCTTAATAGCGGCTGGAGAGTTTATCAGGCACAGATCAATTATGCTGCACCTACCGGAATTAGCGAGGATGTGGAAGTTTGTGCAGGAGATGCAGCCACCTTGTCCGCTACACCAGGCGAAGGGACTGCCTTGAGATGGTATGATGCTGCCACTGGCGGCACATTACTCGCCGAGGGAAATACGTATACGACAGATGTCTTGACCACACCTGGTACCAGAACCTATTATTTGGCCATTGTAAAAGGAACCTGTGAAGATCCTAATCGGATTCCGGTCGATGTCATGGTAAACCCTGGGCCTACCGCCGCTGATATTTCAGTGTCAGGAAACGAAAACCCCATTTGTGCGAATGCACCCGTGGTGTTAACACCTACGGTGGCGACAGGCAGCACCTTGGTGACCACTTCAGGGACATTCAGTTGGTACTTGGATGCTGACCGTTCCATGCCAATTAACGATGGTGATGTAAATGGTGATGTCAGTTATGCCATAGACGCCAATGGTGTCCTCACCATTACCGGACTCAACGCCACCAACAGCCCTTATGCATTTTATGTAAGTGTTTTGGGCGATAATGGTTGTGAAAACATGCCAGGCAGTTTGCGAGAAGTGCCTGTGAGGATTAATAGAAATGCTACTGATGCGGATATTGGGTTGGCAGATGAGATCACCCAATGTGTGGGCACGGCCGTAACCTTGGCTCCATCTACCGGGATTGAAGCCCCTGTGTTCACCTGGTATCTGGATGAAGCCATGACCATGCCGATCAATGATGGGGATACCAACGGCAGCATCACCTATTCCATCAATAATGCGGGAGCTTTGGTCATCGACGGGATGGCTGAAAACAGCAGCGAAATGTTTTATGTGACCGTAAGTGGAAGGAATGTCTGCGAAAATGTCGAACCGAAAGGCGTGAGCGTAAAAACCACGAATACCTTGGATAAGCCTGAGCTGAACCAGATGGATATGGTTCTATGTGGGGCCGGTAGCGATGTGGTTTTTGAAGTCATTAATTTCTCCGGAGGGATGACTTATACGCTATATGATGCAGAGACCGGGGGGAATGTAATGACGGATAACATTACCATCGACAATAATATCATCACCTTGGAAAATGTGTCAGCGGATGTCACCTACTGGGTAGGGGTAAGTGGAACCACCGGCTGTGAAGGGGCGGAAAGAACCCGGATTAGTGTGACCGTGAATGAAGTAGGGACTGCTTCGGACATAACGGCTCCGGGAACCACCATTTGTGCCGGAGACAGCTATGCTTTGACAGCAAGTTCCAGTACCGTGGCAAACCCTGTATTCACATGGTATACTGATGCCGCCCTGACCCAAGAAATGACAGACTTGACCGTTTCTCCGTCCAGCACTAGAATGTACTATGTAACCGTGAGCGGAGATGGCGTATGTGAGAATCCTCCAGGAGATGCCAAGGCAGTTACGGTTACCGTTAATAGAAACGCGGTTCGGGCAGATATCGAAACGAACAATGCGACCATTTGTGCTGGAGATTCCTTTGCCTTGTCAGCCAGTAGTTTGACAGTGGTCGATCCAGTGTTCTCTTGGTATGCCGATGCTGCCCTGACGATACCGTTATCCAGTACTACCGTAACACCGACAGCGACGACGACTTATTATGTGGCGATTTCCGGAGAGGGTGTTTGTGCAAGTAAGCCAAGTGAAGCTGCGACACTTACCGTGACGGTAAATCGAAATGCAACAGCTGATGATATTGAAGCGGATGGCGGGACCATTTGTGAAGGAGAGCAGTTTACGCTTCAGGCTACCACCACGGTGGGTAATCCAGTGTTTACCTGGTACAGTGATGAGGAGTTGACGATGCCAGTTGATGCATCGACAGTCACTCCAGCCACGACGACAACCTACTATGTAACCGTCAGAGGTGATGGTGTATGTGAAAATAAGCCTGGAACTGCCAAAGCATTAACCGTAACCGTAAACCGAAATGCTACTGCCGAAGATATTGATGCGGGGGGAGCCACTATTTGTGCTGGAGATAGCTTCACTTTAAGTGCTTCCAGTACTACAGTGGATGATCCAATCTTTACTTGGTACAGTGATGAGGATTTGACTACACCGCTTGGTACCACAACCGTTACACCAGCCTCGACGACGACCTATTATGTGACCGTTAGGGGAAATGGGGTTTGTGAAAATAATTCTGGAGATGCTCAGGCTGTCACCATTACCGTAAACCGAAATGCTACTCAAGCGGATATAACGGCTACAGGAGGGACCATTTGCGCAGGAGACACGTTCACCCTTACGGCCACCAGCAGTACGGTAGCGAACCCTGTCTTTACGTGGTATACCGATGCTGCTTTGACCACTGAAGTGGCTAATCCTGAAGTAGCCCCAGCTGCTACCAAAACATACTATGTGACCGTTAGTGGAGATGGGGTATGCGCCAATAAAGCAGGAGATGCCGTGGCAGTAACGGTTACCGTAAACAGAAATGCTACAGCATCCGATGTTCAAGCTGATGGCGGCACGATCTGCGAAGGGGGCACCTTCACCTTGAATGCTTCCAGTACGACGGTCAACAACCCCGTATTCACTTGGTACACCGATGCAGCCCTTACCAATCAGCTGACCGATGCCACGGTAAGTCCCGAGGTGACGACCACCTATTATGTAGCGGTCAGTGGGGACGGCGTATGTGCCAATAAATCAGGACAAGGGAAAGCCGTAACGGTCATGGTCAGTAGAGGTGCTTCTGCGGATGATATTGAAGCCGATGGGGCCACGATCTGTGCTGGAGAGCGCTTTATGCTATCCGCTTCTAGCGCTATCAGCAACGCTTCTTTCACCTGGTATACCGACGCTGCCCTGACCAATCCGATTACTGAACTGGAAGTTTCGCCAGCCAGCACCACCACCTATTATGTGACCGTAACGGGCGATGATGTGTGTGAAAATGCTTCAGGGGAGGCCAAAGCGGTGACGGTAACCGTTAATAGAAACGGAACGGCTTCTGATATACAAGCTGTGGGAGCTACGATTTGTGAAGGAGATAGCTATATGCTCGAAGCCACAAGTAGCATTGGAAACGCCACATTCAGGTGGTATACCGATGAAACCTTGACTACTGAAATCACCAGTGATCAGGTGAGCCCTTCCACGACCACCACCTATTACGTGACCGTGAGTGGAGATGGGGTCTGTGAGAATAAGCCTGGAACAGCCAAGGCCGTGACGATCATGGTGAATAGAAATGCCACCGCCAATGATATTGATGCCAGTGGCGGTGCGATATGCCCGGGAGATAGCTTTACCCTGACGGCCAATAGTGATGTAGCCAATTCAGTATTTACTTGGTATGCTGATGCGGGGCTTACCACTGCACTTTCATCTATGGAAGTAACACCTACTGCTACCACAACTTATTATGTAACGGTACAGGGAGATGGTGTTTGTGAAAACAACCCCGGTGATGCGTTAGCTGTGACGGTAACCGTCAATTCGGTTCCTGCTCCGACCACCAATGCCCCTACCCAAACCTTCTGTGGAACCGGTGGTGGTACCATTGCAGACCTTCAAGTCAATGAAACCAATGTGGTGTGGTACGATGCGGCCACAGGTGGAAATAGGCTGGATGGTAATGAAGCCATCATTGAAGGCATGACGTATTATGCCGCTCAAATAGATGCCAACACCGGCTGTGAAAGCGTGGATCGATTGGCGGTTATGGTAGCAGATTGTGCCCACTTGGAGGTGACTAAAACAGCCGAATTGACCACTGCAGTGGTGGGGCAGATGTTTAATTATACCATTGCGATTACCAATTCGGGAATCGTGCCTGCCCAAAATGTAGTGGTGATCGATAATGTGCCTGATGCGCTTCAAGTGTTGGAAGCTTCTAATGGTGGAGCCGTTTCTGGTAACACTGTGACATGGGAGATCGCTGAGATCGGGGCCGGACAAACCTTGGAGTTAACCCTTGGTGTGATGGCCTTGATGGAGAGCCCAGGGGTGGTTAACAGCGTGACCGCAGACAGTGACAATTCCGATCCGGATGAAGATGAATCTGATCCGACGCCAATCCTTAGCGATGATGTGGATTTGGCTATGGACATAACAGTATCCGCACCGGTGATCGAGCTAGGGGAGGAATTTACCTATACCCTTATAGTAACCAATAAGACGGCTACACCAGCGTTAAATGTCACTTTAACTGATTATCTGCCATCACAAGTGAGGTATCTCGGTTCCAATGCCAGTCCTACCATCACAGAAGAGTATGATGCATCTTCTGGTGAATTGACTTTCATGATTCCAGAAATTCCTGGAAATGCAGTGGTAGAGATCATCCTTCGTGTTCAAGCACAAACGCGTGGATTGGTGACCAATTCGGCAGCTGTAGAAACGGCTGATCAAGTGGACATGCTGGAAGAGGATAATACCGCTACCATCTCGCACGATCAATTAGAGATTACCATCCCTAATGTGTTCAGCCCGAATGGTGATGGCATCAACGATACTTGGGAAATCGAAGGATTGGCAGCACTTTATCCTGAGAATGAAATCATAGTCGTCAATCGTTGGGGAGGTGAAGTGTTTAAGACTTCCAATTATAAAAACGATTGGGATGGAGGTTCGCTGAATGAGGGTACCTACTACTACAGGGTGATCATTCGGGATGGAGATACAGGTAGAGAAACCGAGTTTACAGGATACGTAACCATTTTAAGATAG
- a CDS encoding PorP/SprF family type IX secretion system membrane protein produces MKSLKYILIVAGIIFTCMDAKAQQAPVFSQYMFNPLFLNPAYAGYKQQIYLQSYYRKQWTSVPGSPETFAISGDGLITDTNIGVGGHIMVDRLGAQKTTGGYANTAYHLRVSNEGYLSFGLGAGLVNTSLDGSRLNPMDPSDPSVSSGNERVLYPDLRAGLFYYNPKFYAGLSADNLFSSSFNFDNGAVLVQPSSNMYLTAGTIIDVSYNVAIKPSVLYVEDFNGPSRLDLNAFVLLGEKLWVGASYRTSVNLQGEEFQGETKRPVSVVGLVEFYVNDRLRIGYAYDHNVSGFSTKAFSTHDFSVGYLFPPKRVKLVSPRYF; encoded by the coding sequence ATGAAAAGTTTGAAATACATCTTGATCGTAGCGGGGATCATTTTTACTTGCATGGACGCAAAGGCCCAGCAGGCTCCCGTTTTCAGTCAATATATGTTTAACCCTTTGTTCTTGAACCCGGCGTATGCTGGGTACAAGCAACAGATTTACTTGCAAAGCTATTACAGAAAGCAATGGACCAGTGTTCCTGGCAGCCCAGAGACGTTTGCCATTTCGGGTGATGGACTGATTACGGACACCAATATCGGGGTGGGTGGACATATCATGGTAGACCGGTTGGGTGCACAAAAAACCACCGGAGGATATGCCAATACTGCCTACCACTTGCGGGTCTCCAACGAAGGTTATTTGAGTTTTGGGCTTGGTGCCGGACTGGTAAACACCAGCTTGGATGGTTCTAGGCTAAATCCGATGGATCCCTCAGATCCATCGGTTTCCAGTGGTAATGAGCGGGTGCTTTACCCTGACTTGAGGGCGGGGCTGTTTTATTATAACCCTAAATTCTATGCGGGCCTTTCAGCCGATAATTTGTTTTCCTCCAGTTTTAATTTTGACAATGGAGCAGTATTGGTGCAGCCTTCCTCTAACATGTACCTGACCGCAGGAACCATCATTGATGTATCCTATAACGTGGCCATCAAGCCTTCTGTCCTCTATGTGGAAGATTTTAACGGCCCTTCACGATTGGATTTGAACGCCTTTGTATTGTTGGGAGAAAAACTATGGGTGGGAGCTTCCTACCGGACTTCTGTCAACCTTCAGGGCGAGGAATTTCAAGGAGAGACCAAAAGGCCTGTGTCCGTGGTGGGCTTGGTCGAGTTTTATGTAAACGACCGGCTGCGGATAGGTTATGCTTATGACCATAATGTTTCCGGATTCAGCACCAAGGCATTTTCTACACACGACTTCTCCGTAGGCTATTTGTTTCCGCCAAAACGCGTGAAATTAGTTTCCCCAAGATATTTTTAA